One window from the genome of Anopheles merus strain MAF chromosome 3R, AmerM5.1, whole genome shotgun sequence encodes:
- the LOC121596028 gene encoding TBC1 domain family member 17 — protein sequence MDNESGIEEKFIQNGVLLKKANATYISVLNAEGILTFGQCIKTNLHVFEWKPETCDITDSESLESGWSLVDPISRQPSPQQPAQPASIACPTSTVSGTGSSPSSRATSEEPATGAPTKAKLSIRVFLRDLKGLETHKDELRFYNHDHTVHSVYLFRQTSTSVLLQLLERFRCVRKSTHRKNFYRCIDDPDQDKLQKSFSELNIADIRARPRPRPYMDMLSKLANVQQILPIHRPASQSTLPGELRLSNLNARVQDAAADRHSTDESHGGVPVTDNGETNGTETRKLAPRPPVHRGLPLDAGTWEDVKCPNGSISDPERVKEIIFRGGIKQDIRAEVWKYLLGLDVWEHTTQQRDERRAHKTQEYFQMKFQWLTMTPTQEHNFTGYRERKCQIEKDVKRTDRTYEFFAGDDNPNLAKLQDILMTYVMYNFDLGYVQGMSDLLAPILSLVQNEAESFWCFVGFMHKVFANFDIDQKGMKLQLEHLRVLLSFVNERLFNYMRENQSENMYFCFRWLLVWFKREFSNSDIMHLWEVLWTGLPCPNFHLFVCVAILDQEMDVFIDGQFSFTEILKHVNELSGNLNLAAVLEQAESIYLQVKQTLDAASKESHHELRKIIGEQLSSSEGGTTGNTDEDEEDEEDSCMSIVNERSPEEKEILQRKLDEACDLSLSYMFF from the exons ATCTGCACGTGTTCGAGTGGAAGCCGGAAACGTGCGATATCACCGATTCCGAAAGTCTCGAAAGTGGCTGGTCGCTGGTCGATCCAATCTCTCGCCAGCCGTCTCCACAGCAACCAGCGCAACCTGCTTCGATAGCATGCCCGACGTCGACCGTCTCTGGAACGGGCAGTTCGCCGAGCAGTCGAGCCACCAGTGAGGAGCCCGCGACCGGTGCGCCGACAAAAGCCAAACTGTCCATTCGCGTGTTTCTGCGCGATCTGAAGGGTCTCGAAACGCACAAGGACGAGCTGCGGTTCTACAACCACGACCACACCGTGCACAGTGTGTATCTGTTCCGGCAAACGTCGACCAGTGTGCTACTGCAGCTGCTGGAACGGTTTCGCTGCGTGCGCAAGAGCACACATCGCAAGAACTTTTACCGATGCATTGACGACCCGGACCAGGACAAGCTGCAGAAGTCGTTCTCCGAGCTCAACATTGCCGACATACGGGCTCGGCCACGGCCACGGCCGTACATGGATATGCTGTCGAAGCTTGCCAACGTGCAGCAAATCCTTCCCATACATCGACCGGCCTCTCAGAGCACGCTGCCGGGTGAGCTGCGGCTCAGTAACTTGAACGCCCGTGTCCAGGATGCAGCTGCGGATCGCCACTCAACGGACGAAAGTCACGGTGGTGTTCCCGTTACCGATAATGGCGAAACGAATGGAACGGAAACTAGAAAGCTTGCTCCACGGCCACCAGTACACCGAGGACTTCCCTTGGATGCCGGCACGTGGGAGGACGTCAAGTGCCCTAATGGATCCATTTCGGATCCGGAGCGTGTGAAAGAGATCATTTTCCGAGGG GGTATCAAGCAAGATATACGAGCGGAAGTGTGGAAGTATCTGCTCGGGTTGGACGTCTGGGAGCACACCACCCAGCAGCGGGACGAGCGAAGGGCACACAAAACGCAGGAATACTTTCAAATGAAGTTCCAGTGGCTTACGATGACGCCAACGCAGGAGCACAACTTTACCGGCTACCGGGAGCGCAAGTGCCAGATCGAGAAGGACGTGAAGCGCACCGATCGGACGTACGAGTTCTTCGCCGGTGACGATAACCCCAACCTAGCCAAGCTGCAGGACATCCTGATGACGTACGTCATGTACAACTTCGACCTGGGGTACGTGCAGGGAATGAGCGATCTGCTCGCCCCGATCCTCAGCCTGGTGCAGAACGAGGCGGAAAGCTTCTGGTGCTTCGTGGGCTTCATGCACAAAGTCTTTGCCAACTTCGATATCGATCAGAAGGGCATGAAGCTGCAGCTCGAACATTTGCGCGTGCTGCTGTCGTTCGTGAACGAGCGGCTGTTCAACTATATGCGCGAAAACCAGTCGGAAAACATGTACTTCTGCTTCCGCTGGCTGCTGGTGTGGTTTAAGCGCGAATTTTCCAACTCGGACATAATGCACCTGTGGGAGGTGCTGTGGACCGGGCTGCCCTGTCCCAACTTCCATCTGTTCGTGTGCGTTGCCATCCTGGACCAGGAGATGGACGTGTTTATCGATGGGCAGTTTAGCTTCACCGAGATACTGAAGCACGTGAACGAACTGTCCGGCAACTTGAATCTGGCGGCCGTGCTCGAGCAAGCCGAAAGCATCTATCTGCAGGTGAAGCAAACGCTGGACGCCGCGTCCAAAGAGTCGCACCACGAGCTGCGCAAAATCATTGGCGAACAGTTGTCCTCGAGCGAGGGAGGCACGACGGGCAACACCgatgaggacgaggaggacgaggaggacagCTGCATGTCGATCGTGAACGAGCGTTCGCCGGAGGAGAAGGAAATACTGCAACGAAAACTGGACGAGGCCTGTGACCTATCTTTAAGCTACATGTTTTTCTAA
- the LOC121596029 gene encoding KRR1 small subunit processome component homolog, translated as MSDSESDAGDQTAGIEHFDGPVENAWLMKIPEFKPEDNPNGLLEESSFSCLFPKYREKYIKECWPLVVKALGTHHIKADLDLILGNMTVRTTRKTWDPYIILKARDLIKLLSRSVPFEQAVKVLDDEIGCDIIKVKNLVANKEKFVKRRSRLIGPNGCTLKSLELLTNCYVLVQGATVSAIGPYKGLQCVRKVVEETMKNIHPIYNIKALMIKRELMKDENLREENWERFLPRFQSKNTTKRNKPKVVKKKKEYTPFPPPLQDSKIDKQLASGEYFLTDEQKRSKKRQEQVDKEKRDATVQKERRERDFVAPEETNRRATKANSADTQLDVKSLKGKIAKANKRAAKS; from the coding sequence ATGAGCGACTCGGAATCCGATGCCGGCGATCAGACCGCAGGTATTGAGCATTTCGATGGGCCGGTGGAAAATGCGTGGTTGATGAAAATTCCCGAATTCAAGCCAGAAGACAACCCCAACGGGCTGCTGGAGGAGAGCTCGTTCTCCTGCCTGTTTCCAAAGTATCGCGAAAAGTACATCAAAGAATGTTGGCCCCTGGTCGTGAAGGCACTCGGTACACACCACATCAAAGCGGACCTGGACCTCATCTTGGGCAACATGACCGTGCGAACCACGCGCAAAACGTGGGACCCCTACATCATCCTGAAGGCGCGCGATCTCATCAAACTGCTCTCCCGGTCGGTGCCCTTCGAACAGGCGGTCAAGGTGCTGGACGATGAGATTGGCTGCGACATCATCAAGGTGAAGAACCTGGTCGCGAACAAGGAAAAGTTTGTCAAACGCCGCAGCCGACTGATTGGTCCGAACGGGTGTACGCTAAAGTCGTTGGAGCTGCTTACGAACTGCTACGTGCTGGTGCAGGGTGCCACCGTCTCGGCGATTGGACCGTACAAGGGCCTCCAGTGCGTGCGGAAGGTGGTGGAAGAGACGATGAAAAACATCCACCCGATTTACAACATCAAAGCCCTCATGATCAAGCGCGAGCTGATGAAGGACGAAAATCTGCGCGAGGAAAACTGGGAACGTTTTCTGCCCCGCTTCCAGTCGAAGAACACCACCAAACGCAACAAACCGAAGGTggttaaaaagaagaaggaataCACACCGTTCCCGCCACCGCTGCAGGATAGCAAGATCGACAAACAGCTCGCATCGGGCGAGTACTTCCTCACCGACGAGCAGAAGCGCTCCAAAAAGCGGCAGGAACAGGTGGACAAGGAGAAGCGTGACGCTACCGTGCAGAAGGAACGTCGCGAGCGGGACTTTGTCGCTCCGGAGGAAACGAACCGAAGGGCGACCAAGGCCAACTCGGCCGACACGCAGCTGGATGTGAAATCACTGAAAGGCAAGATTGCAAAGGCCAACAAACGGGCGGCAAAGTCGTAA
- the LOC121596031 gene encoding NEDD8 — protein MLIKVKTLTGKEIEIDIEPTDKVDRIKERVEEKEGIPPQQQRLIFSGKQMNDDKTAQDYKVQGGSVLHLVLALRGGLLL, from the exons ATGCTGATCAAAGTGAAG ACCCTGACCGGCAAAGAAATTGAAATCGACATTGAACCCACGGACAAAGTGGACCGGATCAAGGAGCGAGTAGAAGAGAAGGAAGGCATCcccccgcagcagcagcggttgATCTTTTCCGGCAAACAGAT GAACGATGACAAAACCGCCCAAGACTACAAAGTCCAAGGAGGGTCCGTGTTGCATCTGGTCCTTGCTTTGCGTGGAGGGTTACTGCTGTGA
- the LOC121596026 gene encoding transport and Golgi organization protein 6 has translation MEIKALRDVITTTANLKPKDITLTKLEECLQSIQSCPFPTEEPSTDILWKVAVQYCAVLTEFAVQGLVEKQNPTAESDEVINLHDQAQYLTTIDLVRQFTLHLYLPRELRGVSKCEAQLMVKLEEQERVRRLTYCTAQFRRVFETKLLALHPRLADTVIDFLAASYSLAKTTLMQNNSLPAFPREHMFRSLLVIKGSPGLPLELAKALHNDLLHLTGEPGGFPVLCRILLSGDQTSESAPSWRKGEVIAKIVSSKGHTKKFYRQVLSDCFEFYHWAVQQDTQEAITYATICIECLKRFMQLPAPYRELYARIDEYFFRSFRELAYPQELVAGCVVQERLGLLSNLVECNMAFTGSTVSSLPSSLLVPYLPICLKLLTMLPPACEEHTYLHNLIVFCLSNRTKQELTTILNSLLLNRTEGDVGKYQLHPRVIYKCSENDTNYSLQIGPATRDQESETENLLPVLVDVLKASNRNLLLYDVFLTLLNELLTGTWTGSSHEPETLLDGVERDTLLCNRFHQKYTLIQSLMDLISHKHFHSQLYDNPKEVLTILTASLTKAIDTTECSARNSDILEVVLSIFQEFLQRIRNRYDVADILKLLLRYRNSASCSDALKVQIDLLCHGPSTSEHDDLSESPCLNALSLCSDQQPYCKVYGTTLLLKLLKERDPETIAQRHKILILALVNLRDEESYAFLNSVRLLVALCDVLEAEVVDELVKEYLNESNEIDYRLKIGEATVKTVETLGPFAVRYRDTLLNCFLTGTRNAVDEFRTSSLSNVGSVCRILSYQVHHFFYELFTGIKSIVETDNYLPAKRAAILVLSQLLEGIEGLMDFQEYLLLIYRFLKHVIATDKDDVTKLQAAVALDHLKAKTKDFLQINPDELERRMFGRVI, from the exons ATGGAGATTAAAGCGCTTCGCGACGTGATAACAACCACGGCAAATTTGAAGCCCAAGG ATATCACGCTTACTAAACTTGAAGAATGTTTACAATCAATACAATCCTGCCCATTTCCTACGGAAGAGCCAAGCACCGATATACTGTGGAAAGTTGCTGTGCAGTACTGCGCCGTACTGACGGAATTTGCAGTCCAAGGGCTGGTGGAGAAGCAAAACCCAACGGCCGAAAGCGACGAAGTGATAAACTTACACGATCAGGCACAATACCTTACCACGATCGATCTTGTGCGCCAATTCACGCTCCATCTGTACCTTCCCCGTGAACTGCGTGGCGTATCCAAATGTGAAGCCCAGCTGATGGTGAAGCTAGAAGAGCAGGAACGTGTGCGAAGGCTCACCTACTGCACGGCCCAATTTCGACGGGTGTTTGAAACGAAACTGTTAGCTCTTCATCCACGACTAGCAGACACTGTGATCGATTTCTTAGCAGCCAGCTACAGTCTCGCAAAAACCactttaatgcaaaacaaTAGCCTCCCGGCCTTTCCCAGGGAACACATGTTTAGAAGTTTGCTGGTGATCAAAGGCTCCCCAGGATTGCCCCTGGAACTGGCAAAAGCACTACACAACGATTTGCTACACCTCACGGGTGAACCGGGTGGCTTTCCTGTTCTCTGTAGGATCCTACTTTCCGGCGATCAAACAAGCGAAAGTGCCCCATCATGGCGTAAAGGTGAAGTAATTGCAAAGATTGTATCCAGTAAAGGGCACACGAAAAAGTTCTACCGGCAGGTACTATCTGACTGCTTCGAATTCTACCATTGGGCCGTGCAGCAAGACACCCAAGAGGCGATAACGTATGCGACCATCTGCATCGAATGTCTCAAGCGATTTATGCAACTGCCAGCTCCATATCGTGAACTGTATGCACGCATCGACGAGTACTTCTTCCGAAGTTTTCGAGAGCTTGCCTATCCCCAGGAATTGGTGGCTGGATGCGTGGTGCAGGAGCGATTAGGATTGTTGAGCAATTTGGTCGAATGCAACATGGCTTTTACGGGATCTACAGTTAGTTCCTTGCCATCGTCTTTGCTAGTGCCTTATCTGCCGATCTGCCTAAAGCTGCTGACGATGCTTCCACCCGCCTGCGAAGAGCACACGTATCTGCATAATTTAATCGTATTCTGTTTGAGCAATCGCACGAAACAAGAACTGACAACGATTTTGAATTCGCTGTTGCTCAATCGCACAGAAGGAGACGTTGGAAAGTATCAGCTGCATCCAAGAGtgatatacaaatgctctgaAAACGACACCAACTACAGTTTGCAGATTGGACCCGCTACCAGGGATCAAGAATCCGAGACAGAAAATCTTCTTCCAGTATTGGTTGACGTGCTGAAGGCCTCCAATCGAAATCTGTTGCTGTATGATGTCTTCCTTACACTGCTTAACGAACTATTGACAGGCACGTGGACAGGCAGCTCGCATGAACCCGAAACTCTGTTGGATGGCGTGGAACGTGACACTCTGCTCTGCAATCGCTTCCACCAAAAGTACACGCTCATTCAATCGCTGATGGATCTCATTAGCCACAAACACTTCCACAGCCAATTGTACGACAATCCGAAGGAGGTTTTGACCATACTAACCGCATCGCTAACGAAAGCCATCGATACTACGGAGTGTAGTGCCCGAAATTCCGACATCTTGGAGGTTGTTCTATCGATTTTCCAGGAATTTTTGCAACGCATCCGCAATCGTTACGATGTGGCCGACATTTTGAAGCTTCTTCTGCGGTATCGCAATTCGGCGAGCTGTAGCGATGCACTAAAGGTACAAATCGATCTACTTTGCCACGGACCATCGACATCCGAACACGATGATCTCTCAGAATCGCCCTGCCTGAATGCGCTAAGTCTCTGTTCGGACCAGCAACCGTACTGCAAGGTGTATGGAACGACCCTATTGCTGAAGCTATTGAAAGAACGCGATCCCGAAACGATCGCCCAGCGACATAAAATCTTAATACTTGCACTGGTCAACTTACGCGACGAGGAAAGCTACGCGTTCCTGAACTCCGTGCGATTGCTTGTGGCACTTTGCGACGTACTGGAGGCGGAAGTCGTCGACGAGCTAGTGAAGGAGTATCTTAATGAGAGTAATGAAATTGATTATCGTCTTAAGATAGGCGAAGCGACGGTTAAGACAGTCGAAACGTTGGGTCCGTTTGCGGTCCGTTATCGCGATACGTTGCTGAATTGCTTCCTAACCGGCACGCGCAACGCTGTGGATGAGTTCCGCACATCGAGCCTGTCGAACGTTGGAAGTGTATGTCGGATTCTTTCCTACCAGGTGCATCACTTTTTCTATGAG CTCTTTACCGGTATTAAATCAATAGTGGAAACGGATAACTATCTCCCGGCGAAAAGGGCAGCAATTTTGGTGCTGTCACAGCTGCTCGAAGGAATCGAAGGGCTGATGGACTTTCAGGAATATCTACTGTTAATCTACCGTTTTTTGAAACATGTCATCGCAACGGACAAAGATGACGTTACCAAGCTGCAGGCGGCCGTTGCGCTGGATCATTTGAAGGCAAAGACGAAAGACTTTCTGCAGATCAATCCGGACGAGCTGGAGAGGCGTATGTTTGGGAGAGTGATCTAA